Part of the Mycolicibacterium mageritense genome is shown below.
TGTCAGCGGGTCCGCGTCTTGTGCTGCGGCGACATCGCTTTCGCTGCGATACTTGGCCGGGTCGACCACCGAATGCCCGCGCAGGCGGTGGCTGACCGCTTCCAGCAGTGCGGGTTTGCCTTCGGTACGGGCCGCCTCGACCAACCGGCGCGCGGTGTCGCGGACCGCGAGCACATCGGTGCCGTCTACGCGTTCCCCGACCATGCGGTATGCCGCGGCCCGCTTGTACAGCTCGGGTTCAGCCGATGAGCGCTCGACCGTGGTGCCCATGCCGAGGTTGTTGTTGATCACCACGAACACCACAGGCAGCCGCCACAGCGCGGCGATGTTGAGCGACTCGTGGAAGGCGCCGATGTTGGTGGTGCCGTCACCCATCTGGCACATCACCACGTCGTCGCCGCCGCGGTAGTCGATCGCCAGCGCCGCGCCGACAGCGAGCGGAAGCTGGCCTCCGACAATGCCGTAGCCGCCGAGCAGGCGAGTCTCGGTGTCATACATGTGCATCGAACCGCCCCAGCCCTTGGACGTGCCGGTGCTGCGGCCGAACAGTTCTGCCATCACGCGTTTGGGGTCGATCCCCTTGGCGATCGCGTAGCCGTGTTCGCGGTAATTGGTGAAGAGGTAGTCGGTGGGCCGCAGGGCGGCCATGAGCCCCACCACGGTGGCTTCCTCACCGAGGTTGAGGTGGCAGTACCCGCCCACCTTGGCCTGTGTGTAGCCCTGTGCGGCGCGCTCCTCGAAGCGCCGGATCAGCACCATCTGGCGGTAGTAGCCGCACAGCGTGTTGAGATCCTCTCCGGCGAGCGTGGTCCGGGCGATCGTGTCGGTCATGGAGAGCTCCTCAGCGCTTGGGTGGCGTGATGTGTACGGGCAGGCCCAGCGCCGCCAGTGCGGCTTCCATCCCGATCTCGCCGAGTGTCGGGTGCGCGTGGATGGTGTCGGCGAGTTCGTCGAGCGTCGCCTCAAGCGTGATGGCCAGCGCGCCTTCGGTGATCAGGTCACTGGCTGCGGGCCCGATGATGTGCACGCCGAGCACCTCACCGTATTTGCGTCCGGCCACGATCTTGACGAATCCTTCGGTGTCGCCGAAGGTTCGGGCCCGGCCGAGTGCGGCGAACGGGAACTTGGCGGTCACCGGGTCGTGCCCGGCGGCCCTCGCCTGCGCCTCGGTGAGCCCGACGCTGGCGATCTCGGGATGGGTGAACGTGGCCGCGGGCACGACGTCGTAGTCGATGCGCTTGTCGTGTCCGGCCAGCACGTCGGCGGCCGTGAGACCCTGATGCGACGCGACGTGGGCCAGCAGGGCCTTACCGGTGACATCGCCGATGGCGTACACGTGGTCGACGTTGGTGTGCAGTTGCTCGTCGACCTCGATGAAACCCCGCGCGTCGGTGTGCACGCCGGTGGCGTCGATGCCGAGTTCGGCGGTGTTCGGTCTGCGGCCGACGCCGAAAAGCACGATGTCGGCATCGATCTCCTGCGGCTGCGGGCCTTCGACCGTGACCCGCAACGCCTCTGTCTGGGCGATCGCGCTGACGGTCGAGCCGGTCAGCACCGTGATGCCGCGCTGCTTGAACGAACGCCCCAGGGCCGCACCGAGATCAGCGTCCTCGGCCGGTACGAGCGTGTCGCGCATCTCTACGACCGTGACGGCCGAACCGAACGCCGCGAACAGGCTGGCCCATTCGGCGCCGACGGCACTGCCGCCCACGATGACGATCCGCGCGGGCACCTCGGTGAGACCGAAGGCACCGTCGGACGTGATCACACCCGGCAGGTCGGCGCCGGGGATCGGCAGCGGGATGGGTGTCGACCCGGTGGCGATGATGACGTCGCGCGCGGTGGCGCGGTCGACGGCCTCGGCCGGTGTCGCCGCGTACCGGGGACCGTCGCCGGCGGGCACGTCGCAGATCTCCACTGTGGTGGGTCCGGTGAATCGGGCGTGGCCCTCGATCACGGTGACGCCGTTGGCTTTCAGCAGGCCGGCCACGCCGTCGGTCAGCCCCGTGACCACCTCGGTCATGCGCCGTCGCACCGCGGCATAGTCGAATCCGACGTTGTCGGCACGGATTCCGTACTCGGCGGCGTCGCGCACGGTCTGCAGTACCTCGGCCGACCGCAGCATGGCTTTGGTGGGTATGCAGCCCCAGTTGAGGCACACGCCGCCGGGGCGTTCCTTTTCCACCAAGCCCACCGAGAGCCCGTGTTGGGCCGCGCGGATGGCCGCGACATAGCCACCCGGGCCGCCGCCGATCACCAGAAGGTCGAACTCACGCACGCAGTCGAGTCTGCTGCTGTGTGAGCGCCGCCACCATACGCGTCGGCCCAGCGTTGGATCACCCAGATTGGGCAGAGTGCCCAATCTGGGGCAGATCGAGCGCGGACAGCGCGAGAGACAGTTCGACGTAGGCGGCCCGGCCGTGCAGCGGCCTGCCGACCAGTTCGGTGATCCGGTGCAGGCGGTTGAGCACGGTGTTGCGGTGGCAGTGCAACCGCACGGCCGCGTTGGCCGTCGAGCGGTCCTCCTCCAGCCAGACGACGAGCGTCTCCAGCAAGACTTCGCGTTCCCGGGCCGGCCGGGCCAGGATCCCGCCGAGGTTGCGGGCCACGAGTCGCTGGGCCAGGTCGGGAGACCGCACGAGCAGGGCCTCGGGATAGTGATCGCCGAGCGACACCAGTTGCGTCACATTCGGCGGCACCATGCTCAACGCGATCAGGGCCAAGGTGTAGGCCGAGCCGGCCTCCGCGAGCCCCGACACCGCGGGCGAGGCCGCGGCCCGGCCCCGGGCCAGCGGTCTCAGGCGCGTGATCACATCGGCGGCGTCGCGCTGTTCGAGCGCCACCACACCGATGCGGGTGTCGACCTTGGTCTGCCACACCGACCGGAAGCCCAGCGCGTCGAGCGCCGTCCGCGGGCTCGCCAGCGCGGGACTGCCATCCGGCCGCACATCGGCGACTATCACCAGGTAGCCGCCGTTGGCGGGCAGCTCGAGCTCGCGCGCCACCCGCGCGGCGAAGGCGGCGTCGCCGGCACGCCCGCCGAGCAGATCCTCGATCAGCGCGTTGCGGCGCTGCTCGTCGTGGCGCACGCGTTCCTGCTCGCTGTCCCGGTAGGACGTGGACAGCGCCGAGGACAGCTCATCGATCACCGTCCACGTCGCGGTGCCTGCATCGAGCACATCGTCGGGTGCGACGCCGGTGTCCTCGGCCCGCTCCAGAAGCGCCTGCCAGACGATACGGCCGCCGAGCCGGAAGGTCCGCAGCATGACCTCAAGCGGCACGCCCTGGTCGGCGCGGTGCCGGGCGATCGCGCCGACAACCTCGTCGGCGGGGTCGGGCGCGCCGACCCGGCCGCTCAGCAGTTCCAGCACCCGGGTGAGGTAGTCGCGGCAGCCGTCCCGCAAATCATCTCGGGGAACGCTCGCGTAGTCGGTCCATTCGGGATTGTCGGTGAAGATCGCCGACAACAGCCGATCGATCAGCGTCTCGACGTCCGGCAAGGTGGCTTCGGCCAACGCACGGGTGACCTTCGTCGCGAATCCCGGGTGTCGCTTCTGCACAGCCGCACCCTACTGGTAGCGCCCCGCGAGCCGGGCCCGATGGTCTGCCGGGGAGCCGAACAGCGACCGGTTGAGTGCCGCACGTTTGAGGTAGATGTGCACACCGCTCTCCCACGTGTAGCCGATGCCGCCGTGCAGTTGCATGGCCTTGCCTGCGACGTCGACGGCGGTGTCGCACGCGTAGGACTTCGCCATCGCGGTGGTCGTCGGCCCGGGCTCGGTGACCGCGGCCATGACCAGTTGCCGGGCCACCGCGATGCACACCAGCATGTCGGCGCACGCGTGCTTGACGGCCTGGAACGCGCCGATCGGTTGGCCGAACTGGTGACGCACGCCGACGTAGGACACCGTCGCGTCGAGCATCGCCTGCGCGATGCCCAGGCTGTCGCAGGCCAGCGCCACGGCGGCCCGTTCCTGCAAGGCCTGCAGTTGCTGGTGCGGATCTTCGTCGAACCGCCACACCGCCGCACGGTCGACCGCTACGCCGTCGGCAGTCACGGTGGCCAGCCGGCGGGTCTCGTCGAGCACCGGTTGGCTGTCGATTCGCAGACCGGTGGCGTCGGACGCGACGTCGACCAGTACCGGAGTCCCCTGGGCATCCATCGCCGGTAGCAGAACATGTTGTGCGACAGCGGCATCCGCAACGAAGGTCGCGTGGCCGTCGAGGCGCCCGCCGGTGGCGGCGAGTTCGAATTGCGGCCGGGGTTTCTCGGCCGACAACGCGAGCGCGACCCTGGTCGTGCCTGCCGTCGCCTCCCGCAGCAGTTGATCGCGAAGATCGCTGGCCTGCAGGGCGATCAGTGCACCGATGCCCAGTACGGCCCCGCCCAGATAGGCGGTGCGTGCCGCGGCCCGGCCGAGTTCCTCGCAGATGACCGCGACCTCGGCGAACGTGGCACCGGAACCACCGAACTTTTCCGGTGCGTCCAAGCCGACCCAGCCGGCCTGCACTAGCAGCGGCCAATCGGCGTCTTTGACGAGGAGATCCTGTGCGACTGAGCGCAGTTCGTCGTGCAGCTCGGCGAAGTTCATCGGGGCAGCCCCAGTCCCCGCTCGGCGATGATGGTGCGCTGTATCTCGCTGGCCCCGCCAGGGATGGTCCATTCCCACGAGCCGATGAAATCGAGCATCCAGTTGCCGGACTCCCAGCCGCTCGAGGCCGGTTTGGTCAGTACGGTCTGGCCGGGCAGCCCGGCGATCTCGGCGCCGAATCCGGTCATACGCTGCAGCAGTTCGCTGTAGTAGAGCTTGACGATCGACGCGTCGGCCGGGCCGATCTGCCCCTTCTCCCCGCGCTCGACCAGATCGCGGCACAGGCCACGCAAGCCCGCGAGCTCGATCTCGAACTGCGCCAGGCGATCCCCGACCAGTGCATCGTCGACCGGTGCGCACGCCTGCACGAGCCGGCGGAAACCCGCATTGCTCAGCCGCTCGGCCAGTTCCAGCATCGTCATGCCGCGCTCGGCTCCGAGCGTGGCCTGGGCCACCTGCCAGCCCTGGTTGACGGGACCGACCAGGTTGGCGGCGGGAATCGCGACGTCGTTGAGGAAGATCTCACAGAAGTGCGACTCGCCGACCGCGTTGCGGATCGGCCGGACCTCGATGCCCGGCGTGGCCATGTCCATCAGGAAGTACGAGATGCCGTGCCGTTTCGGGGCCTCCGGGTCGGTGCGGGCCAGCAGCAGGCACCAGTCGGCATGCATCGCGCCGCTGGCCCAGAGCTTCTGCCCGTTGACCACGAACGTGTCGCCGTCGCGCCGTGCACTCGTTCGCAACGCCGCCAGGTCGGATCCGGCCTCGGGCTCGGAGAAACCCTGCACCCAGATCTCGCCGTCGAGGATCGCCGGGAGGTGGCGTCGTCGTTGCTCCGCGGTTCCTGCCGCGAGCAGGGTCGATGCCGCGTGGTGAATACCGACGAAGGCCAGCACCAGGCGCGGCGCGTCGTGCGCGGCGAGTTCCTGGTAGAGCACGATCTGCTGGGGCACACTCATGCCGCCGCCCCATTCGGCGGGCCAGTGCGGCACGGCGTAACCGGCGTTGCGCAGCTCGGCGAACCAGGACTTCTGGAACGACACGAATTCGTCGTCGCTGACGCCGGTTTGGGCCGCGCGCCAATCCGAGGGAACGTGTCGGGCACACCAGTCCCGGACGGTCGCCCGGAACGCGTCGAGCTCCGTCATGAGAACAATCCGGTGAGCCCGCGGCGGCCGAGTCGCGTCGTGAGGATGTCACGTGTCTGGGACAGTCCGAACGGCAGGCGGCGCAACGGCTGGCTGTACCGCGACAGCCAGGACAGCGTGGTCTCGTCGCAGAACCCGACCGCGCCGTGCAGCTGATGGCACACCCGGAACACCACCTCGGCCGCCTCGAGCACGGCAAGCCGCAGCGCCAGCGAATCGTCGATCGCGGTGTCGGTATCGGAGGTGACCAGGCTCCAGAGTGTGTACTTGGCGAGGATGTCGAAACCGCTGCGCTCGACCTCGGCGTCGGTCAGCTGGAACTGCACGCCCTGAAACGCCGACAGCGGCTGCCCGAACTGCTTGCGCAGGCTCACATGTGCGGTGGTGAGTTCGAGGGCCCGGTCGAGCATGCCGAGCAACGTCCAGCACGGCAGCACCAGACCCAGGGCGACGTCGGCGGTGCCGTCCGTCGCCGTCAACTCCACCGCCGTGGTGAAGGCCGGCCCGCCCGCACCCAGTCCGGTGACACGGCTGCGCCTGCCGTCCAATGTCGCGGCAACCCAATCGGTGTCGAGCCCGGCGAGCTGTGCTTCGGGAGCTGTGTCCGAGACGACGAGCAGTCCGGCCAGCCGTTCGGCCACGGGATACGGCAGCGCCCAGTAGCCGGCGCTGCGGCACAACGCCGCGGCCGCTTCCAGGGCATCGGGATCGGTGCGGGGTTCGAGTTCCCATGCGCCGAGACCGCTGAGGGCCGGTGCCACCAGGGCTTCACGCGTGTCGGGCTTGGCCTCGGCCTGCTGCAGCAACTGGTCCCCGCCGGCCGCCTCGAACGCTCGAAGGGCCTGGCGGCCATATTCTTTGGCGTCGTCGCTGAGGTCGATGTTCACGCTCGGACCTCCGCCAGCATGGCCCGCGACAGCAGGATGCGCTGCATCTCGATGCTGCCCGAGGACACCGTCGACGCCTGTGCGTAGCGCCAGTGGTCCTCGACTTCTGCGCGGAAGTACTCGCTCTCGCCCCGCGGCAGCGCCGCGACGATCTCCATGAGCACCTCGGCGCTGTCCTGGTCCAGTTTGGTCACCGCGATCCGATATGCCGCCGCGTCACCGGGTTTCACCCGGCCGGTGCTCTGCAGCGCCACCACGCGATAGGCCATGAGCCGGGCCCTTCTGCAGTGTGTGAGCATGCGGGCCCAGCGCCCCCGCAGTTCGGCGGGCAGGGCGTCCCACGCATCACCGAGCTCAGCGGGCGCGGCCTGCAGGAGCTTTTCGCACCTGGCGTACCGCGCGATACCGACCCGTTCGAACGACATCACGTCCTGCACGATCGACCAGCCGTCGTCAATTTTGCCGAGAATGTCGGCCTCGGTGACCTTGAGCTCGTCGAAGAACACCTCGTTGAGGTGGTGCGGGCCCATCATGGTGCGGATGGGCCGCACGGTGATGGCCGGATCCGACATGGGCACCAGGAAGATCGTCAGACCGTGTTGTTTCTTCTCACCTTTGGACGTTCTGGCCAACAGAAAGCACCACTGCGCCATGGTCGCGTAGGACGTCCAGATCTTCTGCCCGTTGATGCGCCAGCCGTCGCCCTCACGGCGCGCAGAGGTACGCAAAGACGCGAGGTCCGAACCGGCCTCGGGTTCGGAAAACCCTTGGCACCAGATCACTTCGCCGTTGGCGATGGGCGGCAGGTGTTTGCGTTGCTGCTCTTCGGTGCCGTGCCGCATGATGATGGGGCCCACCCAGTTGACACCCATGTACTGCGCGCCGCGGGGCTCGTGATGGGCCCACATCTCTTCGCGCACCACAGTCTGCTCCCACACCGAGGAGCCGCCGCCGCCGAACTCCTCGGGCCACGACATGCACAGCAGCTGCCGCTGCGCCAGGGTTCGACAGAACCGCTGGGCCACATCGAGATCCGCGGGGTCGTCGGTGAACGCGCCGAGGAAGTCGGCCGGTATGTGGTCGGCGATCAGCCCGCGCAACTCACCGCGCAGCGTGGTGGCTGCCTCACCCAGATCGAAATCCATTGAACGTCTTCCTAAGCGGTCTTGTGGCCGGCGTCGAGTTCGGCCAGCACCTCGGCGGTGTCGGCGCCGAGCTCCGGCGCGAACCCCTGGACGCGCCCGGGGGTCCGGGAGAACCAGGTCGGCACGCCAGGGAACCGGACCGGCCCGTGGGGGGTGTCGACGGTTTCGAACAGGCCGACCGCGTTGAGGTGGGCATTGTCGAACAATGCGTCCGGCGTGTGGACCGCCGCCGCGGGAATCTCCAAGTCCCGGAACAGCTGCAGCCACTCGTCGGTGGTGCGTTCCTTCAGGGTCTGCGCCAACAGGCCGTACACGGCGTCGATCTGGTGGGCCCGCTGCTCGAGCGTCGCGAACTGGGGGCCGTTCCAGGCGGGCTGCACCCGGTCGATGAAGGCGTTCCAGTGCTTG
Proteins encoded:
- a CDS encoding acyl-CoA dehydrogenase family protein — translated: MNIDLSDDAKEYGRQALRAFEAAGGDQLLQQAEAKPDTREALVAPALSGLGAWELEPRTDPDALEAAAALCRSAGYWALPYPVAERLAGLLVVSDTAPEAQLAGLDTDWVAATLDGRRSRVTGLGAGGPAFTTAVELTATDGTADVALGLVLPCWTLLGMLDRALELTTAHVSLRKQFGQPLSAFQGVQFQLTDAEVERSGFDILAKYTLWSLVTSDTDTAIDDSLALRLAVLEAAEVVFRVCHQLHGAVGFCDETTLSWLSRYSQPLRRLPFGLSQTRDILTTRLGRRGLTGLFS
- a CDS encoding acyl-CoA dehydrogenase family protein, coding for MDFDLGEAATTLRGELRGLIADHIPADFLGAFTDDPADLDVAQRFCRTLAQRQLLCMSWPEEFGGGGSSVWEQTVVREEMWAHHEPRGAQYMGVNWVGPIIMRHGTEEQQRKHLPPIANGEVIWCQGFSEPEAGSDLASLRTSARREGDGWRINGQKIWTSYATMAQWCFLLARTSKGEKKQHGLTIFLVPMSDPAITVRPIRTMMGPHHLNEVFFDELKVTEADILGKIDDGWSIVQDVMSFERVGIARYARCEKLLQAAPAELGDAWDALPAELRGRWARMLTHCRRARLMAYRVVALQSTGRVKPGDAAAYRIAVTKLDQDSAEVLMEIVAALPRGESEYFRAEVEDHWRYAQASTVSSGSIEMQRILLSRAMLAEVRA
- a CDS encoding PucR family transcriptional regulator; the encoded protein is MQKRHPGFATKVTRALAEATLPDVETLIDRLLSAIFTDNPEWTDYASVPRDDLRDGCRDYLTRVLELLSGRVGAPDPADEVVGAIARHRADQGVPLEVMLRTFRLGGRIVWQALLERAEDTGVAPDDVLDAGTATWTVIDELSSALSTSYRDSEQERVRHDEQRRNALIEDLLGGRAGDAAFAARVARELELPANGGYLVIVADVRPDGSPALASPRTALDALGFRSVWQTKVDTRIGVVALEQRDAADVITRLRPLARGRAAASPAVSGLAEAGSAYTLALIALSMVPPNVTQLVSLGDHYPEALLVRSPDLAQRLVARNLGGILARPAREREVLLETLVVWLEEDRSTANAAVRLHCHRNTVLNRLHRITELVGRPLHGRAAYVELSLALSALDLPQIGHSAQSG
- the lpdA gene encoding dihydrolipoyl dehydrogenase; translation: MREFDLLVIGGGPGGYVAAIRAAQHGLSVGLVEKERPGGVCLNWGCIPTKAMLRSAEVLQTVRDAAEYGIRADNVGFDYAAVRRRMTEVVTGLTDGVAGLLKANGVTVIEGHARFTGPTTVEICDVPAGDGPRYAATPAEAVDRATARDVIIATGSTPIPLPIPGADLPGVITSDGAFGLTEVPARIVIVGGSAVGAEWASLFAAFGSAVTVVEMRDTLVPAEDADLGAALGRSFKQRGITVLTGSTVSAIAQTEALRVTVEGPQPQEIDADIVLFGVGRRPNTAELGIDATGVHTDARGFIEVDEQLHTNVDHVYAIGDVTGKALLAHVASHQGLTAADVLAGHDKRIDYDVVPAATFTHPEIASVGLTEAQARAAGHDPVTAKFPFAALGRARTFGDTEGFVKIVAGRKYGEVLGVHIIGPAASDLITEGALAITLEATLDELADTIHAHPTLGEIGMEAALAALGLPVHITPPKR
- a CDS encoding acyl-CoA dehydrogenase family protein; translated protein: MNFAELHDELRSVAQDLLVKDADWPLLVQAGWVGLDAPEKFGGSGATFAEVAVICEELGRAAARTAYLGGAVLGIGALIALQASDLRDQLLREATAGTTRVALALSAEKPRPQFELAATGGRLDGHATFVADAAVAQHVLLPAMDAQGTPVLVDVASDATGLRIDSQPVLDETRRLATVTADGVAVDRAAVWRFDEDPHQQLQALQERAAVALACDSLGIAQAMLDATVSYVGVRHQFGQPIGAFQAVKHACADMLVCIAVARQLVMAAVTEPGPTTTAMAKSYACDTAVDVAGKAMQLHGGIGYTWESGVHIYLKRAALNRSLFGSPADHRARLAGRYQ
- the pdhA gene encoding pyruvate dehydrogenase (acetyl-transferring) E1 component subunit alpha codes for the protein MTDTIARTTLAGEDLNTLCGYYRQMVLIRRFEERAAQGYTQAKVGGYCHLNLGEEATVVGLMAALRPTDYLFTNYREHGYAIAKGIDPKRVMAELFGRSTGTSKGWGGSMHMYDTETRLLGGYGIVGGQLPLAVGAALAIDYRGGDDVVMCQMGDGTTNIGAFHESLNIAALWRLPVVFVVINNNLGMGTTVERSSAEPELYKRAAAYRMVGERVDGTDVLAVRDTARRLVEAARTEGKPALLEAVSHRLRGHSVVDPAKYRSESDVAAAQDADPLTLFKDTLLRAGAFDEAGAAALERSAQEEADAAVAFADASPHPDPSTLFDYTYATPVPGESRRLPADPLF
- a CDS encoding acyl-CoA dehydrogenase family protein encodes the protein MTELDAFRATVRDWCARHVPSDWRAAQTGVSDDEFVSFQKSWFAELRNAGYAVPHWPAEWGGGMSVPQQIVLYQELAAHDAPRLVLAFVGIHHAASTLLAAGTAEQRRRHLPAILDGEIWVQGFSEPEAGSDLAALRTSARRDGDTFVVNGQKLWASGAMHADWCLLLARTDPEAPKRHGISYFLMDMATPGIEVRPIRNAVGESHFCEIFLNDVAIPAANLVGPVNQGWQVAQATLGAERGMTMLELAERLSNAGFRRLVQACAPVDDALVGDRLAQFEIELAGLRGLCRDLVERGEKGQIGPADASIVKLYYSELLQRMTGFGAEIAGLPGQTVLTKPASSGWESGNWMLDFIGSWEWTIPGGASEIQRTIIAERGLGLPR